The Thermocrinis ruber genomic sequence CCTTTGGGTTAGACATAAAGGAAACCACACCCACCGCACAGTCATAACCTTCGTCTTCTGCCTGATCCTCCGTTAGCCCTACAGAGGCAACCTCGTAGGCGCTGTATATGATCTTGGGCATGAGTTTGTCGTTTCTGACGTTATCCCTATCTTCGAGCATGTGGCTAACAGCTACCTTGCCCTCATACATAGACTTGTGGGCAAGCATCAAGGGTGATGTAATATCCCCACAGGCGTATATGTTCTCTACGGAAGTTTGGCAGTATTCATTAACTTTTACAAAGCCCCTGCTATCCTTTTCCACACCAACTTCCTCCAAACCTATGCCCTCCGTGTTTGGCTTTCTACCAACGCCCAACAAGATACAATCTACCTCTACAACGGAACCATCCGAGATGCTGACCTTTAATCTACCGTCTTCTTCAGAGTACCCAGTTACCTTAGCTTTCAACCTAACATCTACTCCAAGCCTTTTTAGCTTCCTTGCAAGATATCTGGAGGATTCCTCGGGTATGTCTGGAGAGGGCAAGAGCCTGTCTAAAAGCTCCACTAAAACCACATCCACACCGTACATTCTGAATATGTAGGCAAACTCCACACCCACCGCACCACCACCCACTATCAGCATACGCCTTGGAAATTCTCTCAAACTCCAAATTTGGTCTGTGTTGAAAATCCTTTTGCCGTCTGCGGGTAAATCCTTCAAGTCTGCACAGGATGAACCGGTAGCCAAAAGAATGTAGCGGGTCTTTAAGGTAATGTCCGAACCTTCCACGTAGACAGTGTTTTTGTCCTTGAGAATACCCCTTCCGTAGAATATGGGAATACCCAGCTTTTGGGCAAACTTTTTGAAGTTCTCTCTTATGGTAAGCACCACTTGGTCTCTACCCTCTGCCAACGTTCGAAGGTCAAGGCTTAGCTTTTCTACCTTTATGCCATAGTTCTGTGCCTTTGATAACTTTTCCAACAAGTAAGCGCCGTGTCTCATATACTTGGATGGAATACAGCCCCTGTTCAGACAAGAACCTCCCACCGTCTCTGGAGAAAGTTCCACAAAGGCAACCTTCATACCCCGGCGGTAGGCGTAAAGTCCCGCCTCATAACCACCACTGCCTGCACCCACTATAACCAAGTCAAACTCCATTCTTTTTGTTCCTCCTTCTTTCCTTATAGACCGCCTGCCTACACTGCCTTATTATGGTTCTGTATTTGTAATACACAGATGGCTCTTTGATGGGTAGCTTGTAATACTTTTCCAGAAGTAGCATAATGTCTTCGGTGGTCAAGTATTTATGGTTCCTTATTAGCCCCTTTATGTATTTAACTATACGAGTCTCTTTCATCTGGGAATTAAGTATATACCAAACCTAAGTTTGTGTTATAATGATTATCAACATGGAAGGTTTGAGCGTAAGTCATGTATATACGGGACTTTTGGCGATGGCGATTTCTGTGGTTTTAGTTTTACTTGCAGGCAAACCCTCCATAAGACCTACCAAATTCCAAGCCCTTTGGGAGGGATACATAAGGTTTGTTAGGGGTATGGTTATAGAAAACATGGGACATGAGGGTTTAAGGTATGTGCCTCTAATATCCGCTATTGGTCTTTTTGTGTTTTTTTCCAACCTTTTGGGAATGGTGCCTGGGCTGGAGGCACCCACCGCTAACGTAAACACCAACTTAGCCCTTGCCCTAATTGTGTTTCTCTTCTACAACATAGAAGGCTTTAGACTACACGGTGTGGGATATCTAAAGCACTTTATGGGACCCAGTCCTTACTTGGCTCCCGTTTTCTTTCCCATAGAGGTCATTTCCCATTTGGCAAGACCCATAACCCTAACACTCAGGCTTTTTGCCAACATGAAGGGAGGAGCTATGATTCTGGCAGTTTTGGTGGGCCTTGTGGTGCAAAACTACCTTATAATGGCCCTCTCTCCTATAGCCCTGCTGTTTATAATCGCTATAAAGTTTTTGGCGGTTTTCATACAGGCATACATATTTATGATCCTTTCCACCGTTTATTTGGCTGGTGCGGTAGCCCATGAAGAACATTGAAAATTTCATAATAAGGAGGTAATGCAATGAGAAAGGCGCTTCTTATGAGCATGCTAATCCCTGCGCTGGCATTGGCAGCTGAGGGAGAACCCCTAAAGCAAGGACTCATGTATTTGGGAGCAGGCCTTGCAATAGGCTTGGCAGCTTTTGGGGCTGGGATAGGTATGGGTCACTTGCTTAGGGGGACTCAAGAAGGGTTGGCAAGGAACCCCACCATAGGTGGTAGGCTTCAAACTACAATGTTCATAGGATTGGCTTTCATAGAAACTCTCGCCCTTTATGGTCTGCTGGTAGCTATAATACTCCTGTTTGTGAAATAAGAGGTGGGGGCTTGCTCCCCCCTTTTGGAGGTAAAAGAACATGGCGACTAAAAGGAATATTACACACCTTTCAAACAGGAAGAGGAGGCGTAAAAGCGGATTTTTGGCACGGATGTCCTCCAAAAGCGGGAGAAAGATAATAGCAAGAAGGCGCAAGAAAGGCAGAAAGGTGCTTGCACCTAGGTGAAGAGGCTTGCCATCCTTCTTATAAGGCTTTGGCAGAGGTTTATCTCTCCTCTGTATCCGCCCTCTTGCCGGTATTACCCCACGTGCTCTGAATATGCTATAATGGCGGTAGAGAAATACGGTGTGATAAAAGGGATCGCTAAAGCCCTATGGCGCATAGTGAGGTGCAATCCCTTTTCCAAAGGAGGCGTTGATTATCCCTGATGCAAAGGCAGGATATTGACCCTAAAAAGCTGTTTGCGATCGTTGTTTTGGCAACTCTTTTCATATTTGCTTACCAGGCTTACCTTATCCTTTTCCCTCCGCAGAGTACCAAAAGTCAAGGAAACCAGACCATAAAAGAAGAGAAGGCGCCCCAAGAGGTACCTCAGCTCTTGCTGGGAACTACAAGGGAAAAGTTAAAGCCCACAAACCTTGTGAGCTACAAATCTGAGAACTTTGAGCTTGTCTTTGCCCAAGAAGGTGGAAGACTGGTTGGATTCAGGGACCTAAAATACAACAGAGAGCTTATTACAGAGGAAGAAAAAAGGCTAAACCTGTTTCCCCTTGAGGTATTCACTGGGGATCCAAACATTGACCTTGCGCTGAACTCAGAGGGCTATGAGGTAAAGGTAGAGGGCAACAGAATAAGGCTAAGCCTCAAAAAAGAAAACTGGAGCATAGAAAAGATTTTGGAGGACAAGGGAAATTACTTTGTGCTCTCTGTGGTTGGCAAAAACCTCCCACCTCTGTTTGTATCCTCCGGTCTTCAGGTAAGGGAAGAGGACTTCTACACCCACTCGGGTCCTGTACTAAAGGTGGGAGAGAGGGTTTTAAGGTTGGAGATAAAGGACATCCAATCTAAAGAGCTTATAGTTGGAGATATAAAGTTTGCGGGTGTGGAAAGTAGATACTACTTTAAGGGTTTTCAGGGTGATATATCCGCCTCTGCAGTGTACAGAGTGGGCGAAAAGGATAGCCTAGTTCTTGTTAGGGCAGAAAAACCTCTAAACCTCTACATGGGTGCCAAGGAATACAGCCGTCTAAAGCCCTTGGGTCTTTCGGATGTTATAGACTATGGTAGCCTCAAGCTTTTGGTAAAACCCCTCTTCCTGTTTATGTATTGGATCTATGAACATCTTAACTCTTGGGTCTTTTCCATCCTTGCCCTTACCCTTATTGTCAGACTTTTGATGTTTCCCCTTACCTACAAGAGCACCATTTCTATGATGAAGCTTTCGGAGCTTGCACCAAAGATGCAACAGCTTAAAGAAAAATACAAAGACGACCCTGTAAAGTTTCAGGAGGAAATGATCAAGCTCTACTCGGAGGTGGGCTTCAACCCTGCTTCGGGTTGTCTGCCTATACTCTTACAAATACCCGTTTTCTTTGCCCTCTATAAGGTTCTAACCATAACCGCAGACCTACAGCTTGCTAAGTTTTTATGGATAGGTAGCTTGGCAGAAAAGGATCCCTTTTATATCTTACCCGTGCTCATGGGAATAACCATGATCGCCCAACAGTTCATAAGCCCATCCCCTGAAAAATCTCAAAACTTTATGATGTATATATCGTCGGTTGTGTTCACCTTCCTCTTTGCCAACTTTCCTTCCGGTTTGGTACTCTATTGGACCTTTAACAACATCATAAGCTTGGCTCAGAGCTACATTATAAAGAAGCTAACCACAAAGCCAAAGGTAAAGGAAGGGAAAAAGGGCAAGAAAAAATGAGGGTTCTTATCACCGGTGGTGCGGGTTTTATTGGCTCCAACCTGGCAAAGGAACTGCAAAACACCTATCCCAAGGCAAAGATTTGGGTTTTGGACAATTTTTCCTCTGGGCACTTTAAAAACCTGCTGGGCTTTAAAGGGGAGGTGATCACCGCAGACCTATCGGAGCCATCCCTCTGGGAGTGGCTAAAAAGAAACTTCCACTTTGATGTGGTTTTCCATCAGGGTGCAATAACAGACACCACTGTAATGGACCAGTTTAAGATGCTAAGGGTTAATGCAGACAGCATGAGGTTTATACTGGATGCGGTCCTTGCATGGAATGCAAAGCTCATATATGCCTCCTCCGCCGGCGTCTATGGAAACAGCCCATCACCCATGAAAGAAGGAGAAGGAGAATTTCCAGAAAACCCTTACGGCTTTTCTAAGTTGATGATGGACCGAATAGCCCTGAACTTCATAGAGGAGAACCCACATATAAAAGTTGTGGGTCTGAGATACTTCAACGTGTATGGACCAGGGGAAAGCTATAAGGGAAAGACTGCCAGCATGGTCTATCAGCTATACAGACAGATGAAGGAAGGGAAAAGACCGAGGCTTTTCAAGTGGGGAGAGCAGAGGAGAGATTTTGTTTATGTAAAGGATGTGATAAGGGCAAACCTGCTGGCAATGGAGAGGGATGTTTCTGGTATTTTCAACATAGCTACTGGCGTTGCAAGAAGCTTTAATGAGATAGTTTCCATTCTAAACCAGCTTTTGGGCACCAACTTAGAACCCGATTACTTTGATTGCCCCTACGACTTTTATCAGAACTACACCCAGGCGGACATAACCAAGGCAAGGGAGCTTTTGGGCTACGAACCTCAATATAGCTTAGAAGAAGGCATAAAGGATTATCTTAAACATCTGTGAACTGGGAAGAGGTCCTCAACGCCCTTGGAGAGGGGGTTTTGGTTTTAAAAGGTTCAGAGGTAACCTTTGTCAACCGTTTTTTGGTAGAAAACCAGCTTGTTAGAGAAGACTGGAAAGGAAAACACTACTACGAGGCAATAAAAAGCCTACCCTTTATATCCATCGTAGGAAGAGCTCTTGGTAAAGACTCTCTTTCTGAGGAATTTCAATATCTAGAAAGGTTCTACAGAGTAGTTTCAAAGAGGATAGGCGAGATGCTTGTCTGCGAGGTTTCCGATGTTAGCTCTGTGAGGAAATACGAGCAATCAAAGAGGGAGTTTGTGGATAACGCCTCCCACGAGCTGAAAACACCCATATCGGTTTTAAGGGGCATAGTGGAAACCCTTTTGGAGGAGGAAGAAGACCAAAGAAAAAGGCATTTTTTAGAGAAAGCTTTAAGAAGAGTAGAACAGATGCAAAACTTGGTGGAGGACCTGCTAACATTAACCAAGCTTGAATCGGGCAGGGAGAGGTTAAACCTTTCGGAGTTCAAGCTGAGAGAATTAGTGGAAGAGGTCTACGACAGCCTTGAGCAGGAGTTTGTAAAAAAGGAGGTTAGCTTTGAAAACTTGGTAAGTGAAGACTTTAAAATGTTTGCAGACAGGCAGAAGCTCTTTTTACTTTTGAGAAATCTTATGGACAACGCGGTAAAGTATAACAAAAGAGGAGGGAAAGTGTGGGTGCGGGCAAAAAAGGAGGGAAATAAACAGATCCTAGAGGTTGAAGACACGGGCATAGGCATTCCACCGGAGCATGTTCCCTTCATATTTGAGAGGTTTTACAGGGTAGATAAAGGAAGGTCTAGAGAAATGGGTGGCACAGGCTTGGGACTTTCCATAGTAAAGCACATTGTTTTTTTGCACGGAGGGGAGATAATGGTTCATTCTGAACCCGGAGAGGGAAGTAGGTTTTCTATCGTGATACCAATGTACAATTAAATATAAAATTAAGAAGGAGGATTTAACTTGGAATTAGACATAGTTCAGTATGATTTGGATGAGGCTACAAAAAATAGGCTTGAAAATGTCATTAAGAATTTTGTGTCTAAAAGCGGTTCTATGCTGGCAGTTCTCTGCGACGATGCAGGACGGGTACTATCCTACGATTCAAGGGTGCCTTTGGAAGAGTATAAATCGGAGTTCATTACCAGTATAGTCAGCGGTATATTTGGTGCTTCTTTGGAAATGTCCAAGCTGTTAGAACTGGAAGAACTGGACCTTATTCAGTTTGAAGGTAAGACCCTTAATGTGATCATAAAGCATATAAAACCAAGGTTCTTGCTTGGCGTTTTGGTTAAGAAAACAACCTCTATAGGAACTGTCCGTTTGTTTCTGAAGGAGGCGAGCGTTGAATTGGAAGAAATCCTAAAGGAAATGAAGAGTATACCCCAAAAGACAATAAAGATAGATGTAGAAACCTTGGAAGAGAAGTTGCGTGAGATAATAGGAGGCATTGAATGAAGTTAAAAATAGTTTATTTTGGGTCCAGTTTGGCTGGTAAAAGCACTAATATAAAACATCTTTATTCTATTTTGAAAGAAAAGAATATGGTAAAGGGTGACCTAATTACTGTGGAAACTGAAGAAAACAGGACACTTTTTGTAGAAATGTTCATAAGCAGTATAAACCTGTTTGGTATAGATCTTGAAATAAAGCTTTTAACCACACCAGGTCAATTTAGACTACATCCTTTAAGAAAAGCCATAATGAAGGGTGTAGATGGGTTGGTGTTCGTGGTAGATAGCAGTGCAGAAAGGGAGCGTATAAACTTCTTAGTTATGAGGGAAACAGCTGCAGTTTTGAAGGAGATGGGAGAGGACCTTTTAAATTTTCCTGTGGTTGTTCAGTATAACAAGAGGGACCTACCGGACGCTATGGATATAGATACTATGGAGATGATGTATAATCCGTGGGGCACTGATTATGTTGAAGCAGTTGCCATAGAAGGAAAGGGAGTGCTGGAAACCTTTATAAAAATTGTAAGAAACGTGCTTATAAGTAAAAATGCAAAGGATAGAGTTGTATAAAGATTTAAACTTAGAAAGCGTAAATTTGAAAGAAATATTCAGGGAAATTCAGGATAAATCGGAATCTGGTTATTTAAAGATAACATACTGGGATCAGGAGGATTATATATTCTACGCAGGCGGTAAGCCAATAGGCGGAGCTACCTACGACAGACAGGGTAGGAAAATGACACTTGATTATCTGAATTATAGGATAAGAAACTATAACGGTACTCTTTCATTTTATAAACTTCCTACACTGGAAGTTCTTGTTTTTAAGTATAAAGAGTTAAAATTTCCAACACCTTACAATTTTGTTTCTTACGGTGACGAATTTTTGGCACCAGTAAAAACTACCATGGTAGATCCAAACAGGGTTCTACAGCAGGTAAAGAGGTCCCATCTGAATGGTTATATTGTAATTGGCGACGATGAAAATTATAAGTGTATGCTATTCTTGCAAGGAGGAAACTCCATTGCCTTTTATAATGGTAAGCAGTTTATAAGGAAAGGCAATGTAAGATTTTCTGTAAAACGGGAGACAGATTATGTTGGTGTTTATTCTACAGAACCTGAGTTCTCTTTGTTGCTTTCCTGTATGGACACCTTAAAACTTGATGAGGAGTATGATTTTAAAAGCAAGGAAGAGCTGGAAGCTATTGAAAAAAGTATAACTTCAAGAAAATCTACTTGTCTATTGGATGCCACTTTGAGCAACGGAGACAGGCTTTACCAGTTCTTTTACAGCGGAGCTTTCATTGTAAGAATACTTCACAGCAGGGAAGAACTGGCTTCAGCAAGCAGAATTGATATAAAACCTGGCACGGAAAATAGGCTCAAGGTTTTTTCTATAGATGTTCCCTTGGAGATTGGAAGTGTTAATGTTGAGTTTGTATATGAGGATGCAGATAGAAAGGTATATACTTCCTATGTACCAGAGGATAAGGTCACAAAGCTCAAGAAATTTTTTATAGAGGAGATTGGTCCGATAGGTAGTTTCCTTTGGAACAGAATACTTAAAAGTAATGGTTTAGACGAAGCAAAGCTTAGCAAGGACGATTTTGAAAAGTTGGTAAATATACTCAGGGATGAAATACCTGATGAGAGGCATAGAGATAAATTCATTGAAAAAGTAAGGAGGTTAGAAACATGAAGTTTATACCGCCAAAAAGTATAAGATGGAAGGTAGGTCTGCCAATGCTTTTTGTAGGCTTGGTATCTGGCTTGGGAGTTGGTTATTACACCTATAAACAGGAGGTGGATAACGCCAAGCTCTTAGCCCAAGAGAAAATAAAGATAGCCTTGACTTTTTCAAAGGCCTCAAGGGCTTATGTAAGGGAAGTTCTAAGACCAAAAATAGACCAGCTTTTAGCTTCTGCCTCTGGATGTATAAAGGAGGACTTTATTTTAGAAGCTCAATCCTCCAGCTTTTTTACTGCATCCATATTCAGGGCGGTAAGTGAGGAATTGCCAGACTTTAAGCTAAGGCAGGTGGCGTTCAATCCAATAAACCCCAAAAACAACCCGGACGAAACCGAAGCCAAAATAATAGCCTTTTTAAGACAAAATTTAGCTAAGGAATACTCTGGTGTGATTGAGAAGGGAGGAGATAGATACTTTTTTTACGCTTCCGCAGTAGTGGTAGAGAGCGGATGTCTCAAATGCCACTATTCCATAGAAGCAATGCCAAAAGCTTTACAGGCTATTTACAAACCAACTCAAGATCCAAAGTGGGAGGTGGGAAAAGTGCAAGGTGCGGTGGTTGTTTCTATGCCCTTTGAGAAGGTTATTCTGAGAGCTCAGTTGGAAGGTTTAAAAAATGGACTTCTAGTGTTTGGAGTGTTCTTTGGTATAACCCTCTTGCTGTTGATAGTCCTTGATAGATTGGTGTTTAGACCTTTGGAACTTCTTGAAAGGAAGGCAGAGGAAATAGCTAAGGGTAATGTGGATGAACCAATTGAAATAAAAGGAGAAGACGAGATTGGCAGGCTGGCACAAGCCTTTGAAAGGATGCGTGTAAGCATAAAGAAGGTTATGGACCTGCTAAAGTAATTTCTTAACAGATTTTTAACAATGCTGACGTTATAATTCTACCTTGGAGGTTTGGCATGAAGCTACATGCGGAGATAGAAGAGACAAAACAGCTCGTTCTAAAAATGGCAGAGCTTGTACGGACTGCGGTTGATAAGGCTATAGACTCTTTGAATAAGCAGGATGTCAACTTGGCGGAGGAGATCATAAAGGGGGATGATGCCATAGACCAGTTGGAAGTGGAGATAGAAAGGCGTTGTATAAGGATGATTGCCCTCTATCAGCCGGAGGCGGTGGACCTCAGGCTAATAATGGGTATGTACAAGGTGGTTTCCGATTTGGAAAGGATAGGGGATGAAGCGGAAAATATAGCACAAAGGTCAATTTTATTGGCGCAGGAGCCTCCACTGAAGCCTTACGTAAATCTAACCTTGATGGCAAACACCGTGAAAACCATGATTGAGGATGCGGTAATTAGCTTTTTCCACAGGGATGTGGAGCTTGCAAAGAAGGTTATAGAAAGGGACGATATGGTGGATGAGCTATACCATCAGTTGGAAAGGGAGCTGATAACCTACGTCATGGAGGACCCAAGAAATATAAAAAGGGTTA encodes the following:
- the lpdA gene encoding dihydrolipoyl dehydrogenase — translated: MEFDLVIVGAGSGGYEAGLYAYRRGMKVAFVELSPETVGGSCLNRGCIPSKYMRHGAYLLEKLSKAQNYGIKVEKLSLDLRTLAEGRDQVVLTIRENFKKFAQKLGIPIFYGRGILKDKNTVYVEGSDITLKTRYILLATGSSCADLKDLPADGKRIFNTDQIWSLREFPRRMLIVGGGAVGVEFAYIFRMYGVDVVLVELLDRLLPSPDIPEESSRYLARKLKRLGVDVRLKAKVTGYSEEDGRLKVSISDGSVVEVDCILLGVGRKPNTEGIGLEEVGVEKDSRGFVKVNEYCQTSVENIYACGDITSPLMLAHKSMYEGKVAVSHMLEDRDNVRNDKLMPKIIYSAYEVASVGLTEDQAEDEGYDCAVGVVSFMSNPKAMDDGEDEGFVRLVVDKQTGNILGCHIVGPHAGELIHQVVHLMKANIRVDFLASSIFSHPSLSESIVQCAMEVHYGPISWVKRG
- the atpB gene encoding F0F1 ATP synthase subunit A; the protein is MEGLSVSHVYTGLLAMAISVVLVLLAGKPSIRPTKFQALWEGYIRFVRGMVIENMGHEGLRYVPLISAIGLFVFFSNLLGMVPGLEAPTANVNTNLALALIVFLFYNIEGFRLHGVGYLKHFMGPSPYLAPVFFPIEVISHLARPITLTLRLFANMKGGAMILAVLVGLVVQNYLIMALSPIALLFIIAIKFLAVFIQAYIFMILSTVYLAGAVAHEEH
- the atpE gene encoding ATP synthase F0 subunit C; this encodes MRKALLMSMLIPALALAAEGEPLKQGLMYLGAGLAIGLAAFGAGIGMGHLLRGTQEGLARNPTIGGRLQTTMFIGLAFIETLALYGLLVAIILLFVK
- the rpmH gene encoding 50S ribosomal protein L34, encoding MATKRNITHLSNRKRRRKSGFLARMSSKSGRKIIARRRKKGRKVLAPR
- the yidD gene encoding membrane protein insertion efficiency factor YidD, with product MKRLAILLIRLWQRFISPLYPPSCRYYPTCSEYAIMAVEKYGVIKGIAKALWRIVRCNPFSKGGVDYP
- the yidC gene encoding membrane protein insertase YidC — encoded protein: MQRQDIDPKKLFAIVVLATLFIFAYQAYLILFPPQSTKSQGNQTIKEEKAPQEVPQLLLGTTREKLKPTNLVSYKSENFELVFAQEGGRLVGFRDLKYNRELITEEEKRLNLFPLEVFTGDPNIDLALNSEGYEVKVEGNRIRLSLKKENWSIEKILEDKGNYFVLSVVGKNLPPLFVSSGLQVREEDFYTHSGPVLKVGERVLRLEIKDIQSKELIVGDIKFAGVESRYYFKGFQGDISASAVYRVGEKDSLVLVRAEKPLNLYMGAKEYSRLKPLGLSDVIDYGSLKLLVKPLFLFMYWIYEHLNSWVFSILALTLIVRLLMFPLTYKSTISMMKLSELAPKMQQLKEKYKDDPVKFQEEMIKLYSEVGFNPASGCLPILLQIPVFFALYKVLTITADLQLAKFLWIGSLAEKDPFYILPVLMGITMIAQQFISPSPEKSQNFMMYISSVVFTFLFANFPSGLVLYWTFNNIISLAQSYIIKKLTTKPKVKEGKKGKKK
- the rfaD gene encoding ADP-glyceromanno-heptose 6-epimerase, with product MRVLITGGAGFIGSNLAKELQNTYPKAKIWVLDNFSSGHFKNLLGFKGEVITADLSEPSLWEWLKRNFHFDVVFHQGAITDTTVMDQFKMLRVNADSMRFILDAVLAWNAKLIYASSAGVYGNSPSPMKEGEGEFPENPYGFSKLMMDRIALNFIEENPHIKVVGLRYFNVYGPGESYKGKTASMVYQLYRQMKEGKRPRLFKWGEQRRDFVYVKDVIRANLLAMERDVSGIFNIATGVARSFNEIVSILNQLLGTNLEPDYFDCPYDFYQNYTQADITKARELLGYEPQYSLEEGIKDYLKHL
- a CDS encoding sensor histidine kinase, producing the protein MNWEEVLNALGEGVLVLKGSEVTFVNRFLVENQLVREDWKGKHYYEAIKSLPFISIVGRALGKDSLSEEFQYLERFYRVVSKRIGEMLVCEVSDVSSVRKYEQSKREFVDNASHELKTPISVLRGIVETLLEEEEDQRKRHFLEKALRRVEQMQNLVEDLLTLTKLESGRERLNLSEFKLRELVEEVYDSLEQEFVKKEVSFENLVSEDFKMFADRQKLFLLLRNLMDNAVKYNKRGGKVWVRAKKEGNKQILEVEDTGIGIPPEHVPFIFERFYRVDKGRSREMGGTGLGLSIVKHIVFLHGGEIMVHSEPGEGSRFSIVIPMYN
- a CDS encoding GTP-binding protein, which gives rise to MKLKIVYFGSSLAGKSTNIKHLYSILKEKNMVKGDLITVETEENRTLFVEMFISSINLFGIDLEIKLLTTPGQFRLHPLRKAIMKGVDGLVFVVDSSAERERINFLVMRETAAVLKEMGEDLLNFPVVVQYNKRDLPDAMDIDTMEMMYNPWGTDYVEAVAIEGKGVLETFIKIVRNVLISKNAKDRVV
- a CDS encoding c-type heme family protein, which codes for MKFIPPKSIRWKVGLPMLFVGLVSGLGVGYYTYKQEVDNAKLLAQEKIKIALTFSKASRAYVREVLRPKIDQLLASASGCIKEDFILEAQSSSFFTASIFRAVSEELPDFKLRQVAFNPINPKNNPDETEAKIIAFLRQNLAKEYSGVIEKGGDRYFFYASAVVVESGCLKCHYSIEAMPKALQAIYKPTQDPKWEVGKVQGAVVVSMPFEKVILRAQLEGLKNGLLVFGVFFGITLLLLIVLDRLVFRPLELLERKAEEIAKGNVDEPIEIKGEDEIGRLAQAFERMRVSIKKVMDLLK
- the phoU gene encoding phosphate signaling complex protein PhoU, with translation MKLHAEIEETKQLVLKMAELVRTAVDKAIDSLNKQDVNLAEEIIKGDDAIDQLEVEIERRCIRMIALYQPEAVDLRLIMGMYKVVSDLERIGDEAENIAQRSILLAQEPPLKPYVNLTLMANTVKTMIEDAVISFFHRDVELAKKVIERDDMVDELYHQLERELITYVMEDPRNIKRVISLSFVARHFERMADHAENIAEMAIYWSEGELIKHQHIVERKAKEEKAE